The Jiangella sp. DSM 45060 genome contains the following window.
CGTCCGCCCGCGTGACGATCACGTACCGCGCGCCCTGGTCGTGCACGTCGTGCATCGCCCGGACCAGCGCCTCCTGGTCGTCCGACGCCGCGCGGCCGTCGGCGAGCAGTTCCTCGTGGCTGACCTTGACCACCGTCAGGCCGCTCTCCAGGACGGCGGCCAGCCGGTCGCCGGCGAGGTCCGCGACCACCGGCTTCCCGACGGCACGCAGGTCGGCGGCCAGCCGCCGGTACGCGTCGGCCGGGAGCGCATCGCCGGCCGCCGGGTGGTCCGAGGGGCCGCTGAGCAGCACGGCGCCGGCGTCCAGCGCGGCGCTCAGCGTCAGACCGTACAACTCGTCCAGGTCGTGCCGGGTGAGCGGATCGGACGGCGCTTCGGCCACCTCGACCCGCTCGCCGCCGCGACGGTCGTGGATGTAGGCGCCGTTGCGCCCGGCGCCCTCGACCGCCTTGACGGTGACGCCCTCGTCCTCGATCAGATGCCGCAGCACGGTCCCGGTCTCGCCGGCCAGCACGCAGCACATCGTCACCGAGACGCCGAGGGTGACGAGCATGCGGGCCTGCCAGACCCCCTGGCCGCCGGCGTGGACGTGGATGTCCGGCCGCCCGGCCTGATCCTCGATCGTCAGCGTGAGCACGGGCGACGGGGCGAACAACGCGACGTCGCTGTGGGTCATGGGCTGTCTCCGTTCGTCGACCGCGACGTACCCAGGCGGCGATGAATTCACGCCATCGGGGTACGCCATCGGGCAGGATCGGAACAGGCACACCATCCAGTTCGGGGAGGGCCCGTGGAGGTCAGCGGCATCATCTCGGCCATCATCATCGGCGCGATCATCGGCGCACTGGGCCGCCTCGTCATCCCGGGGAAGCAGGCCATCCCCATCTGGCTGACCATCGTCATCGGCATCGTCGCGGCGCTCATCGGCACCGCCATCGTGGGCCCGCTGCGCGACACCAGCGGCGTCGACTGGATCGAGATCATCGTCCAGGTCGGCCTCGCCGCCGCCGGCGTCCTGCTGGCCACCAGCATGCGGTCCAGGGGCGGCACACCCTAAAGCAACGGCGTGACGGCCCGCAGGTCGGCGACGAAGCCGGCGTACGCCGCGTCCCGGTCCCGGGAGCGCAGCACCGCCGACGGATGCACGGTGGCGACCACCATCGCGTCGTCGAGCGGCGGGCCGTCACCGGGTTCGGTCAGCGGCGAGCCCACAGCGTAGTCGGCCCACTCCAGCGGCTGTCCGTGCTGCTTCGTGACCCGGAACGACCGGCCCAGGATCGATGCGGCCGCGGTGGCGCCGAGCACGACGAGCACCCGTGGGCGGACGGCGGCCAGCTCGGCCCGCAGCCACGGCCGGCAGGCCGCGATCTGCCCGGCGTCGGGCTTCTCGTGGATGCGGCGCTTGCCCTCGCGGTGGAACTTGAAGTGCTTGACGGCGTTGGTGACGTAGGCGCGGTCGCGGTCCAGCCCGGCGTCGGCCAGGGCGCGGTCCAGCAGCCGCCCGGCCGGGCCGGCGAACGGCCGGCCCTCGCGGTCCTCGACGTCGCCGGGCGTCTCGCCGACCAGCATGAGCGGCGCGTCGCGCGGACCGGCGCCGAACACGGTCTGGGTGGCGTCGCGGTAGAGGTCGCAGGCTTGGCAGTGCTCGGCCGTGGCGCGCAGCCGGGTGAGCGATCGCGTCAGCGGGACGGCGGCGACGTCAGGCACGCCGGACCCTGCTCCGCCGGAACCACGCCAGTGTGGCGGCCAGCCCGTCGTGCACCGAGGTCCGCGGCTGCCAGTCCAGCAGCTGTCCGGCCAGCGTGATGTCGGGGCGACGGGCCCGGCTGTCGACCGCCGGCGGCTCGACGAAGACGATCTCGGCGGCCGGGCCGGCGATCTCCGCGACCTCCTGTGCGATCGTGTACACCGGCACCGCCTCCGGGCTGCCGATGTTCACCGGCCCCGGGTAGCCGCCCTCGGCCAGCGCCAGCAGGCCGGCGACCGCGTCGTCGACGTAGCACAGCGACCGGATCTGGGTGCCGGGCCCGGGCACGGTCAGCGGCGTCCCGGCCAGCGCCTGCCGGATGAACCGCGACACCACGCCGCCGTCGTCCAGGCGCATCCGCGGCCCGTAGGTGTTGAAGATGCGCCCGATCGCCGTCCGCATGGTGTACGTCGTCCGGTACGCCGTCGTCAGCGCCTCGGCGAAGCGGCGCGACTCGTAGTAGGCGCCGTAGCCGTCGACGGGGTCGACCTGGCCGACGCGGTCCTCGCGGCTGGGCGCGTCGCCGGCCGGTCCGTACACCTCCGACGTCGACGCCAGCACGAACCGGGCCGACCGGGCCCGGGCGAGGTCGAGCGCGTTCAGCGTGCCCGTGCTGGTGCTGCGCATCGTCGCGACCGGGTCGAGCAGGTAGTCGCTGGGCGCGGCCGGCGCCGCGAGGTGGAAGACGACGTCGACCGGGCCGGGCAGCTCGCCGTCCAGGTCGTCGTTGAGATCGCGCCGGAGCAGCGTGAACGCCTTCTCGTCGATCAGGTGCCGGAGGTTCGCCGAGTGGCCGGTCTCGAAGTTGTCGACGCAGGTGACGCGGTGTCCGGAGGCCAGCAGGGCGTCGCACAGGTGCGAGCCGAGGAACCCCGCCCCACCCGTGACCACTGCGTGCGGTCGCAGATCGCCGTTGCCCACCATGTTCGGGTGCGTACCCGATGGGGAGTATCGACACTGCCGACCCGCTCGGGGAGGATGATGGCCCGGTAAGGGCTCGAGGGGGCGGAGGACGGCGTGACCGAACCAGATGCGGGCGACTTCGCCGAAATGGCGCTCGCCTTGCACGACGAACCCGATGTCGAGCAGACGCTCGAGCGGGTGGTCGAATACGCACAGCAGGCGACGGTCTGCGACGACGCCGGCCTGATGCTGCAGCGCGGCGGCGGGCGCCTCGAGACGGCCGTCGCCTCCGACCCGCGGGTCGGCAAGGCCGACGAACTGCAGACCGCTCTCGGCGAGGGCCCGAGCCGGGCCACCATCGAGACCCGCACGTCCATCCTGATCGAAGACACCGCCACCGAGCCGCGCTGGCCGGCGTGGGGCCCGCAGGCCGCCGACCTCGGCCTGCGCAGCGTGCTGTCGGTGTGCCTGCGCACCGGCAACTCCACGCTCGGCGCGCTCAACCTCTACAGCCACCGGCCGGGCATGTTCGACGACGACGACACCGACGTCGCGGAGATCTTCGCCCGGCACGCGTCGGTGGCGCTCGCGTCGGCGCGCGAGGAGCACGGCCTGCGCCAGGCCATCGGCGCCCGGCACCTCATCGGGCTGGCCCAGGGCATCCTCATGGAGCGCTACGGCCTCGACGCCGACCGCGCGTTCGCCGTCCTGCGCCGCTACTCCCGCAACAGCAATGTCAAGCTGCGCGTCGTCGCCGAACGGATCATCGCCACGGGGCGGCTGCCCGACGAGCCCTGATCCCGGGCCGTTCGGCCGGTTTGCCCGGGAACCCGTGGGTAACCGGGGGTGATGACTGTCGGGGTGATGCGGATCGTCCGGAGGACGGAGGCCGGACGACGCAGCGATGTGGTGGTGCCGAGTCCGCACGAGCCCGGTGCTCGGGTCGACTCGGCGTCGTGGTGGGAGTACGGGCTGTGCCGGGGGTGGGACGCGGACCTGTTCTGCGTCCCCGAAGGGGTGTCGCCCAGCCGCAAACGCGCTCAGGAGACCCGCGCGAAACGGATCTGCGAAGCCTGCCCGGTCCGGGACCGTTGCCTCGCCGAGGCGATGGAACGTGACGAGCAGTACGGCGTGTGGGGCGGGCTGGACACCGAGGAGCGGCGGCAGCTGGAGCGGCGGCGACGGGGGATGCGCCGCTCCAGCTGACCGCGTTACCAGCCCGGCCGTCGCTGGTCGTCGGCGACGACGTCGGGGCCGGTCCGGTCCGGATCCGGCGCGCCGTCTCGCGGCGTCGCGGGGTCCGGGGCGTCGGGGTGCAGGGTGTCGGCCGTGCGACGCCGTTCCGCGGCCGCCGCGGCCTCGTCGCCGGCGGTGGCCTTCAGGCGCTCGGCCTCGGCCTCCTGCTCCGCCGCCGTCGCCCTCGCGTGCCGGGCCTGCGCGGCGCGTTCGTCGGCCTCGGCGCGGTGCCGTTCGGCGGCCCGCTCGGCCGCGGCGGCCTGCTCCCGCTCCTGGACGGCCGCCTCGCGGCGGGCGGCGCTGTGGCCGCGACGGCGCGACAGCAGCCACGCGGCGACGGCGATGAGCACCACGATGATGACCAGCACCACGATGAGCTCGGTACTCATGGGTACCTCCCTCCGCCGCGGCCACGGTGGCCGCGGCATCCGGCACCCATACCCGTGCGCGCGGCGGGCATGCCGCGCGGTCCGCACCGCCGGGATCAGGCTGGTGGTGGTACCGGCTCTTCGCGGATGACGTCGCGGGCCGGCTTGTCCTCGCGTAGTCCTTCGAACGACGGGTGGCGCAGCGTGCCGGCTCCGGTCCACTCGGCGAACTCGACCTCGGCGACCAGTTCGGGCCGGACGAAGACGGCGTCGCGCTGCGGTTGGCGGCCGGTGAACGGGCTCTCGTCGGTGCGCAACCGCTCGAGCCGCCGGAGCAGGCGGCCGCGGGTGGCGTCGTCGAAGCCGGTGCCGACCTTGCCGGCGAACCGCAGAGCGCCCTCGTCGTAGTAACCCACCAGCAGCGCGCCGAGTGACCCGGCCAGTCGTCCCTGCCCCGCGATCCAGCCGCCGATGACGACCTCCTGCCGGCGCACGTTCTTGATCTTCAGCCAGTCGCGGCTGCGCCGGCCCGGCTGGTACCGGCTGGCCAGACGCTTCGCGACGACGCCCTCCAGCCCTTGGCGCCGGGTCGCGTCGAGCAGGACGTCGCCGTCGCCGCGCTGGTAGTCGGGCACCTGCCAGTGCGGCCCGGCCAGCCCGAGCGCCGCCAGCTCACGCCGTCGCTCCTCGTACGGCGCGTCCAGCAACGACCGGCCGTCGAGGTGGAGCAGGTCGAAGATCACGTAGACGACCGGAACGGCCTGCGCCTGGTGCCGGATGTCGGCGTCGGAGGCGAGGTGGATGCGCGGCTGGATTCGCTGGAAGCTGGGCCGGCCGTCGTCGCCGAACGCGACGATCTCGCCGTCGAGCACCAGCCGGTGCGCGCCGACGGCGTTCGCCAGCGCCCGCAGCTCGGGGTACTGCCGGGTGAAGTCGCGCCCGTTGCGCCCGACGAGGCGGAGCCGGCCGGGCTCGCCGAACGCGAGCGCGCGGACGCCGTCCCACTTGATCTCGAAGCCCCACGCGTCCTGGTCCGGTGGCAGCGTCGACAGCGTGGCGGCCATCGGCAGCAGCGTCTGCGGCAGCGGCTCGCCGTCGTCGGCCGGGCCGTCCATGCGGTGGATCATCCAGTCGTCGCCACGGGTGCGGAACAGCGCGAACCGGCCCTGGACCTTCTCGCCGTGCAGCCGGGCGATGACCTTGTCGTCGCGGAACTTCTCCGCCTCGTAGGTGCCGTGGTCCCAGATCGTGAGGGCGCCGCCGCCGTACTGGCCGGCCGGGATCTCGCCGTCGAAGTCGAGGAACTCCAGCGGGTGGTCGTCGGTGCGGACGGCGAGCCGGTTCTCGTCCGGCGTGCGGGGGAAGCCGCGAGGCAGCGCCCACGACGCCAGCACGCCGTCGTGCTCGAGCCGCAGGTCCCAGTGCAGCCGGCGGGCATGGTGCTCCTGGACGACGAACCGCCCGCCGGAACCATCGTCGTCGCTCATCCGTTCCATCGTCGCCGGGGAGCACCCCGCCGACAAGCATCACGCCGGAATAGCAGGCGCTACCGGGACGTTCCACTTGCTGGAAGTCCCCGGTAGGCCGGCATCGGCCCGGGGCTTCGGGAGCCGGATCGAGAGATCCGCGGGCTCCCGCAGGGCAACCCACCAACGCATACCACCGACGGTCCGCGCCTGAGCGCGCGGCCTGGGTGTGCCCATGGGCCGCCGCGACAACGTTGAGACACGAGGGAGACGAACGAATGACGATGGTGCAGGAGCAGGTGCGCTCCCCGGACCGGGGACGCGACGAGGACTACGACCTCGTCGGCCAGTACCTCAAGCAGATCGGCACGACGCCGCTGCTGTCGGCGGCCGAGGAGGTCGAGCTGGCGCGCCGCATCGAGGCCGGCGTGTACGCCGCGTCGCTGCTCGACGACACGGAGCCCGGCCGGCGCCGGGACGAGCTGGAGGCGCTGGTCCGCGACGGCGAGCAGGCCAGGGATCACATGATCCGCGCGAACCTGCGGCTGGTGGTGTCCGCGGCGCGCAAGTACTACCGCAACAGCGGGCTGCCGTTCCTCGACATCGTCCAAGAGGGCAACCTGGGCCTGATCCGCGCGGTCGAGAAGTTCGACTACGCGAAGGGGTTCAAGTTCTCGACCTACGCGATGTGGTGGATCCGCCAGGCCATCGAGCGCGGCAAGGCCGAGCGGGCGCGCACCATCCGGCTGCCGGTGCACGTCCTCGAGACGCTGTCCAAGCTGGGCAAGGCCGAGCGCAAGCTCACCGTCGACCTCGGCCGCGACCCCACGGCGGAGGAGCTGGCCGACGAGACCGACCTCACCCCGGCCCGGATCATCGAGCTGCGCCGCATCCGGCGCGACACCGTCAGCCTCGACACCCCGGTCGGCGACGAGGGCAGCGCCAGCATCGGCGACCTCATCGAGGACACCGAGACGCCGCGGGCCACCGACGTCGTCGAGTTCCAGGCGCTCGGCGAGCAGGTGCGCGACCTCGTCAACACGCTGGCGCCGCGCGAGGCGCTGATCGTCTCGATGCGCTTCGGCCTCGAGGACGGCGAGCAGCACACGCTGCAGGAGGTCGCCGAGCGCGTCGGCCTCACGAAGGAGCGGGTGCGGCAGCTGGAGAAGCTGGCGCTGGCCGAGCTGCGCGACCCCGCGCGGCACCAGCCGCTGATCGAGTGGGCCAGCTGACGCTCAGCCGTTCACAAATGACAGCCGCAGCCGGCGCTCGCGGTTGTCGACGTTGGAGTCGACCACGACCACGCTCTGCCAGGTGCCCAGGGCCGGCGCGCCGCCCAGCACGGGCAGCGTCAGCGACGGCGCGATGAAGGCGGGCAGGACGTGGTCGCGGCCGTGGCCGAGGCTGCCGTGGCGGTGCCGGTAGACGTCCTCGCGCGGCAGCAGCCGGTCGACCGCGCCGGCGAGGTCGGGCTCGGTGCCCGAGCCGGTCTCGATCAGCGCCAGCCCGGCCGTCGCGTGCGGGACGAACAGGTGGCACAGGCCGTCGCCGCGGCCACGGCAGAACTCGAGCACGTCGCGGGTCACGTCGGTGACGAGGTCGGTACCGGTGCGAAGGTCGATGATCCGGCTGTCCACGGGTCCATTCTGACGGGTCGTAGGCCGTCCGTTCCCGAAATGTGGACGTGTGCCCGTAACCTTCTGGCCAGCGAGGTGATCAGGCTGCGCGGCGGGCGCCAACAGGAGGCGAGCGATCATCGGGGAAGACTTCGAGGTCGTGTTCGACGCGGCGCGCGCGGGCGCGCCGTGGGCATTCGAGCGCCTGTACACCGATCTCGCGCCGGTCGTCACGGGCTATCTGCGGCTCCAGGGCGCTGCCGAGCCCGACGACCTGACCAGCGAGGTCTTCCTCGGTGTGTTCGCCGGGCTGGCCTCGTTCGAGGGGACGGAGTCGCAGTTCCGGTCGTGGGTCTTCACCATCGCGCACCGCCGCCTGATCGACGAGCGGCGGCGGGCCGCGCGCCGTCCCAGTGAGCCGACCGACGACCCCGCCACGCTCGACGGGCCCGGCGGCGACGCCGAGACGGAGGCCATCGACGCGCTCGGGCTGCGGCGCGTGTACGAGCTGTGCGCGACGCTCTCCGCTGAGCAGCGTGAGGTCGTCCTGCTGCGCGTCGTCGGCGACCTCACCGTCGAGCAGGTGGCCCGCACGGTCGGCCGGTCCGTCGGCGCGGTGAAGGCGCTGCAACGACGCGGTCTCGCCGCGCTGCGAAAAAAAGTCGAGTGACCCCGTACCCCTTGGCGTACCCGCGTCGATTACGAGGACGAGATGCTTCCGCTGCACCTACTCGACGAGGATGCCGTCGAGGCCCTGTTGACCGGCCGCCCGGTCACGCCCGGACTCGCGCCGTTGGCCGGCGCCGTCGGGCAGCTCCGCGCTGCCGCGCGGCAGCCGGTGCGGCCGTCCGACGAGCTGGCGCGGCGCATGGCCTCGGGCGACTTCTCCGGCATCCCGCCCGCACCGCTGACCCCTGAGCCGGCCGGCCGTCGTCGCATCCGGACGTGGCTCGCCGGGGTCAGCCCGCGGGCCCGGGTCGTCACCGGCGCCGTGGTCGTGTTCACCGGCCTCACGGCGGCCACGGCCGCGGGCGCGCTGCCCGGCGCGGCACAGGCCCACGTCGAGAAGTTCATCGAGACGGTGACGCCGATCAGCTTCCAGCACGACGAGCCGGGCCACGACGTCGTCGAGGACGTCAGCGACACCAGCACCACCACCGAGCCCGACGACACGGGCCGGTCCCCAGACCCCGGCGAGCCGGTGAGGCCACCCGGCAAGCCGGAGACCCCGCCCGGGAAGCCCCCGGAGAAGCCCGACAACCCGAACAAGCCCGAGGAGCCGCCGGGTAAACCGGAGAATCCGGGCCGGCCGACCGAGCAGCCCGACAACCCGAACAAGCCGGAGACTCCGCCGGGCAAACCACAGAAGCCGGAGCCGCCCGATAACGAGGGCAACGGCAACGGCAACTCCGGTGGCGGCAATTCCGGTAACGGCCAGGGCAATTCCGGGAACAACGGGAACGGTAATTCCGGTAACGGCAACAACGGCAACGGAAACGGCCCTTAAGGGCCCCGAGAACGCCCGACGTACCACGACGACGTCGGGTGCAGGTTGCGGCCCCGGTTCGCTGCGGAGGCCGGGGTCGCAACCTCAATCTTTCGCCGCGTTCCGGTGGCGTCCGAATGGGCGCCGCCGGAGCGGGTAAGCGGACGCACGTCGCCCATTCGGGAGGAGGCGTGGTGTCCGAATCCGCAACGGACCAGACCATCCGGCCGGAGCCACAGCTGCTCGGCATCTACCTCAACGACCACCTGGCCGGCGCCACCGCCGGGGTCCAGTTGGTGCGCCGGCTCGCGCGCAACATGCACGGCACGCCGCTGGAGCGGCCGCTGGCCGGCCTGGCCGAGGAGATCCGGGCGGACCGCGAGGAGCTGGTCGAGATCATGGACGAGCTGGCGGTGCCGGTCCGCCGTTACAAGCTGTACACGGCCGCGGCCGCCGAGCTGGCCGGCCGGCTGAAGTTCAACGGGCACCTGCTGACCCGGTCGCCGCTGAGCGTGGTCGTGGAGCTGGAGATGCTGCGGCTCGGCATCGAGGGCAAGGCCAGCGGCTGGCGCACCCTGCGCGCCGTCGGCGCCGAGCGGGGCCGGCCCGACGTCGGCCGGATGGACCGGCTGATCGAGCGTGCGACCGAGCAGGCGGCGATGGTCGAGACGCTGCGTACCCGCGCCGCGGCCCGGGTCTTCGGCTCCGCGGCCTGAGGTGATCGCATGCGCGTCGCCGTCACCGGCGCGACCGGGAACCTGGGGTCCAGGATCGTCCCGGCACTGGCCGCCGGCCCCGTCGTGACGGGCGTCGTGGCCATAGCACGGCGGCCGCCGCCTCAGCTGCCGCCGCGCACCACGTTCGCGGCCGCCGACATCGCCCAGGCCGGTCTGGAGCCCGCGTTGGCCGGGTGCGACGCCCTGGTGCACCTGGCGTGGGCGTTCCAGCCCACCCACA
Protein-coding sequences here:
- a CDS encoding 1-phosphofructokinase family hexose kinase, whose amino-acid sequence is MTHSDVALFAPSPVLTLTIEDQAGRPDIHVHAGGQGVWQARMLVTLGVSVTMCCVLAGETGTVLRHLIEDEGVTVKAVEGAGRNGAYIHDRRGGERVEVAEAPSDPLTRHDLDELYGLTLSAALDAGAVLLSGPSDHPAAGDALPADAYRRLAADLRAVGKPVVADLAGDRLAAVLESGLTVVKVSHEELLADGRAASDDQEALVRAMHDVHDQGARYVIVTRADDPLLVLADDVVRIVRMPRLQSADTHGAGDSLTAGVTATLARGGGIEDAVRLGAAAGMLNVTRHGLGTGDAEAVVKLRDLVEVERLAPGGHAATAPQAKVTPRDLAERTRDS
- a CDS encoding GlsB/YeaQ/YmgE family stress response membrane protein, encoding MEVSGIISAIIIGAIIGALGRLVIPGKQAIPIWLTIVIGIVAALIGTAIVGPLRDTSGVDWIEIIVQVGLAAAGVLLATSMRSRGGTP
- a CDS encoding UdgX family uracil-DNA binding protein (This protein belongs to the uracil DNA glycosylase superfamily, members of which act in excision repair of DNA. However, it belongs more specifically to UdgX branch, whose founding member was found to bind uracil in DNA (where it does not belong), without cleaving it, appears to promote DNA repair by a pathway involving RecA, rather than base excision.), with the protein product MPDVAAVPLTRSLTRLRATAEHCQACDLYRDATQTVFGAGPRDAPLMLVGETPGDVEDREGRPFAGPAGRLLDRALADAGLDRDRAYVTNAVKHFKFHREGKRRIHEKPDAGQIAACRPWLRAELAAVRPRVLVVLGATAAASILGRSFRVTKQHGQPLEWADYAVGSPLTEPGDGPPLDDAMVVATVHPSAVLRSRDRDAAYAGFVADLRAVTPLL
- a CDS encoding NAD-dependent epimerase/dehydratase family protein, with the translated sequence MVGNGDLRPHAVVTGGAGFLGSHLCDALLASGHRVTCVDNFETGHSANLRHLIDEKAFTLLRRDLNDDLDGELPGPVDVVFHLAAPAAPSDYLLDPVATMRSTSTGTLNALDLARARSARFVLASTSEVYGPAGDAPSREDRVGQVDPVDGYGAYYESRRFAEALTTAYRTTYTMRTAIGRIFNTYGPRMRLDDGGVVSRFIRQALAGTPLTVPGPGTQIRSLCYVDDAVAGLLALAEGGYPGPVNIGSPEAVPVYTIAQEVAEIAGPAAEIVFVEPPAVDSRARRPDITLAGQLLDWQPRTSVHDGLAATLAWFRRSRVRRA
- a CDS encoding GAF and ANTAR domain-containing protein produces the protein MTEPDAGDFAEMALALHDEPDVEQTLERVVEYAQQATVCDDAGLMLQRGGGRLETAVASDPRVGKADELQTALGEGPSRATIETRTSILIEDTATEPRWPAWGPQAADLGLRSVLSVCLRTGNSTLGALNLYSHRPGMFDDDDTDVAEIFARHASVALASAREEHGLRQAIGARHLIGLAQGILMERYGLDADRAFAVLRRYSRNSNVKLRVVAERIIATGRLPDEP
- a CDS encoding WhiB family transcriptional regulator, with product MRIVRRTEAGRRSDVVVPSPHEPGARVDSASWWEYGLCRGWDADLFCVPEGVSPSRKRAQETRAKRICEACPVRDRCLAEAMERDEQYGVWGGLDTEERRQLERRRRGMRRSS
- the ligD gene encoding non-homologous end-joining DNA ligase, which translates into the protein MSDDDGSGGRFVVQEHHARRLHWDLRLEHDGVLASWALPRGFPRTPDENRLAVRTDDHPLEFLDFDGEIPAGQYGGGALTIWDHGTYEAEKFRDDKVIARLHGEKVQGRFALFRTRGDDWMIHRMDGPADDGEPLPQTLLPMAATLSTLPPDQDAWGFEIKWDGVRALAFGEPGRLRLVGRNGRDFTRQYPELRALANAVGAHRLVLDGEIVAFGDDGRPSFQRIQPRIHLASDADIRHQAQAVPVVYVIFDLLHLDGRSLLDAPYEERRRELAALGLAGPHWQVPDYQRGDGDVLLDATRRQGLEGVVAKRLASRYQPGRRSRDWLKIKNVRRQEVVIGGWIAGQGRLAGSLGALLVGYYDEGALRFAGKVGTGFDDATRGRLLRRLERLRTDESPFTGRQPQRDAVFVRPELVAEVEFAEWTGAGTLRHPSFEGLREDKPARDVIREEPVPPPA
- a CDS encoding sigma-70 family RNA polymerase sigma factor, which produces MCPWAAATTLRHEGDERMTMVQEQVRSPDRGRDEDYDLVGQYLKQIGTTPLLSAAEEVELARRIEAGVYAASLLDDTEPGRRRDELEALVRDGEQARDHMIRANLRLVVSAARKYYRNSGLPFLDIVQEGNLGLIRAVEKFDYAKGFKFSTYAMWWIRQAIERGKAERARTIRLPVHVLETLSKLGKAERKLTVDLGRDPTAEELADETDLTPARIIELRRIRRDTVSLDTPVGDEGSASIGDLIEDTETPRATDVVEFQALGEQVRDLVNTLAPREALIVSMRFGLEDGEQHTLQEVAERVGLTKERVRQLEKLALAELRDPARHQPLIEWAS
- a CDS encoding YjbQ family protein, whose product is MIDLRTGTDLVTDVTRDVLEFCRGRGDGLCHLFVPHATAGLALIETGSGTEPDLAGAVDRLLPREDVYRHRHGSLGHGRDHVLPAFIAPSLTLPVLGGAPALGTWQSVVVVDSNVDNRERRLRLSFVNG
- a CDS encoding RNA polymerase sigma factor — its product is MFDAARAGAPWAFERLYTDLAPVVTGYLRLQGAAEPDDLTSEVFLGVFAGLASFEGTESQFRSWVFTIAHRRLIDERRRAARRPSEPTDDPATLDGPGGDAETEAIDALGLRRVYELCATLSAEQREVVLLRVVGDLTVEQVARTVGRSVGAVKALQRRGLAALRKKVE